DNA from Equus asinus isolate D_3611 breed Donkey chromosome 22, EquAss-T2T_v2, whole genome shotgun sequence:
TATTTCCTTGCCCAGAAGTTCCACCCCTACATCTTCTAAAGGAAGGACAAAGTTGAAGAAAGCCCACAGAGCCCTAGATATAATTGTGGCTTTTGCCCCAGAGTTGGAAAGGATGCCATTCAGATATCCTCCAGCGAGAGCATCTCTTGTTGGCCTAGGGAGACCACGTAAAGACAATTTCCTTCTTATTCAAGTCCATCATCTCCTAACTACCCACCCTGGAAACCCGCAAGTATACAAGCCATGAACAGAGATCAGGTCCTCATTTATCATCTTCCTGAGTTGCCCATCAAGGAAGAGGGAGGGGTGACCACTTTACCTTCCTCTGGTCTAGACTAGAGGAAACCTAGAGTAGAGGTCTGGACTAGACTAGAATAGACCTATAACTGCCCATTTTAACATGTGTCCTAGGTGTGTTTttatctctcctctttttttttattttgacagtTGTCATCCTTGTGATAAACAGATGATAGTGCAGGTTAAAATTGGCTTGATCCAAATATACTGTTACCAACTCAGAGAATAGCACAGTCTTCATGGACTTTCGTGTTACTGAGATTACAGTGCCAACAGTAGATGTTACAGATTCACGGAAACCGTGGGATGGAAAGGCCTTGGAGTAACTGAAGTGCACAGCACTCACCTCCTTTGTGAAGGCTTCCTCCATGAAACCAGCACACTGATTGCATGCCGCTTCTGCTTGAGATAACACAGAAGGGGAAAGGGGGCTTCTATGTACTACCAGAGCTACCCGAGGAAAACTCGCCCCCAATCTTTAGAATGTCTGAGCTGGAACCGATTGAGGAAACCATCTAGTTTTCCCTGattggttttgggtgtttttaaaTGAGAAACTCAAGTGACTTCCTCACGCACTTACAGTGGCAGAAAAAGGTCTTGCAACATCAGCAGGGGTCACAATACCTCTATCAATCACTCAAATATTCATCATGTCTGTAAGCCAGATGGTCAGCTAGAATGTCTATTGCTAATTCACTATACCAGTCAGCCCTCCTGCGATTTGAGCTCAGTTCCTTTTGGAACTGGACAACGGCACTTCTCAGTGCTTTGGAGTGTGTACcaaacttctttcctttccttctccagtCTGAATCTatgttctcttctctttcttttctaggGCTGATGCTCTACACTCTTCCTTCTCACCTTCTCCAGCTTGGCAAATAATTTACTGCCCGAGCTTGAAGAGCTGAACAGGTCTGATACGGCAGGGTCGCCTCTGCTACATAATCTGTCCTGGGTCAGCCCAGAAGCTTTGCTCCTAATGCCTCACCCCAAGGTGTGCTCTGAGACTCATAACACATTTGAGCATTcttgtcagttcttgtccccCTGAGGGGAAACTTAAATACTCCATGGAAGTTGGCAATAGAACCACAGTCACTGCGTTTGTTCTCCTAGGACTATCCAACAACCCTCTGATCCAGGGAGTACTCTTCGTACTGTTCCTGGTGATCTACCTCCTGACCCTCACAGGGAacctgctggtgctgctggtgatCAGTACTGATTCCCATCTCCACtctcccatgtacttcttcctgcgTCACCTCTCCTTCCTGGATGCTTTCTATTCCTCGATCATCGTGCCTGAACTGCTAGAGAACCTTCTTTCCAAAAAGAAGACAATATCTCTCCTTGAGTGTTTCACTCAGATTTCCTTGGTCATACTTTCTGGGGCTGCTGAAGCTTGCCTCCTTACAgtcatggcctatgaccggtTCCAGGCTGTGTGCCACCCACTGCTGTACATAGTGGCTATGAACAGAAAGGTATGTACTGGCCTGGTGGGAGCCTCCTGGGCCATAGGAATGGGGACTGGCCTGGTTAACACCATCCTTCTGGCTCAGCAGCATTTCTGTGGCCCCAACCTGGTCCACAGTTTTGCCTGTGAGCTCCCCCCAGTGCTCCCGTTGGCCTGTTCTGACCCCCACATTAGTATCGCCACCATCCTGACCACCATGGTGGTTCTGGGCCTTGGCACCTTTGTCCTATCGCTGGGTTCCTATACCCGTATCATCACAACAGCCCTGAGGATCAACTCTGCCACGGGTCGAAGCAAGATCTTCTCCACCtgctcttctcattttcttgttgTCACCATCTTTTATGGTTCAGGCATTTTCAGGTATGTCACACTATACCTCCTGAATGTAAATTTAGTATCTTCCTTGCCCTAAAGTGGCCTTGGTCTATAGAACAAGGCATTGCAAATCCCAGGAAAATAATTGTACTGAATTCAGAAGGCCTGGGTTCTAGTTCTGGCTCTGGTGTGGACTATCTTGTGAATTATAagaaatccattttctttctgaGGTGTCAGTATTTAACTCTGAATAACGACCTATACAAGGACTAATGATTTTCCCACTTTCATTAATCTGTGATTTGGGAGTCCTTGAAAGGATATCAGAGAGTTTCAGTAGATTTTTATTCAGTgctagacaaaaaaataaaacatatcatcCTTAAAATAGATGCCATCTTTCTTTCCTACTGGAAGAGGATGTATCCAAAGTTTATTTGTGTTATGACTATTTATTAGACAGCTACTATACAGCAGCTGCTTTACATGGTCAAGCTCAATTGAATGTATCACACCACAAGAGAAACTTGCTAACTCCATTTTCAGGTAAGAAACCTGAGTTACAGGAGTAACCAGGTATTTTCTCAAAGGTCCCAGAACAAGCTAGTAGTGGAGCCATAATATAAACGAAGTCTCACTGACTTCAAACCTTATGCTCTTTCCTACCATGCTTCTCTCATTCATAAGCAGCTCTAGCTGATGCCTCCTCACAGCCTAGGACACAGAATAACTGATGGGCTGGGCTCTCTACTGGTGAGGTGGAGATGGAGTTGCACAAATTGCCCCATAGTTTTCTCACATGCTTGTTACATAGAGAGAAGTTGGGGTGGGAAAGAATGATAAGGAATGGTCCAGGAGAGCTCACCTGAGCATGTGAACAaatctcttcatctctctctgtcttagtTTCCACATACGCCATAGGGAACAATAAGATTTCTCTTACCTACTTCACAGAAATCTTAGGAGGGTAAATTAGGTGATGAAGAATGacagtaaaataaatatcttGTTTAATCAAGCACACCAGAACCCACAAACAACATTCCAATGATGATGACACCATTGCACAAAAGAAATAGTAATGTGTCTTTGGGAAATACTCCTAGTGACACTTAAGAAGATGCATCCAAAAACTTAATCTTATTATTTTGGATTCACATCTTGTGCTTAACACATTTTTATCTTCCAATTAACacatttttatctctctcttcatTTACCAAGCTTGGCTTCTTTTCTGATCAAAGAAACTGCACCTAAAAGGACTAATGTTTGTTCCACTAAGCcttataaaaataatgtgttgTGATTCTGAGGGTAATTCCAGAGCCATAAATTTTGGGAACAATGACATTCTTGGACTAAGCATACAGCTTTGCAAGGAATAATCATCACAAGATGAAaacatatagttgtatatataaggaaaagaagagaaaaaatccTCATATTATTGTCATAGCTATTAAGGAAAGACGCTTTCAAGAGTATGAATTGCTACAGAAATGCATGAAGCTATTATTAGTTCTATTCTAACCTGCAGCAGCTCATATGCTGCCGAATCCCCTTTTTCCTCAGGGCAGCTCCTATCACGTTCTGCATAAGATCACTCATGTTTGAAGGTGTTTGAAGGCGGAAACAACTGGCTTCTCGCTGATCAAACAGACATTTCTAGATGCTGCTACCAGTGATAGTCAACTCAGCTCTGAGGACCCTCTTTGCAGAGTCTCTGGGATGGGATGGACCGTGGCTGTCAACAGCATTGTGACCATTATCCTGAGCTCAGTTTACTCCTTTGTGCCATTCCCTTCAAGGTACATGACTCCAGCATCCGGCTCAGCCCTGGAGCAAGTGCTCTCCGTGCAGTACAGTGTGGTGACCCCATTGCTAAACCCCCTCATCTACAGTCTGAAGAACCAGGAGGTGAAGGCAGCTCTGAGGAGGATGCTGGCCAGGAAGCCCAGGCTTACCTTCTAACCCAGGCTCCATTGTTTCCGCATAACAGGAGGAAAAGTtgtgggaaggaagaggaggcaagAAGTGCTATCATCACTCAGCTGTCTCAGCATTCATTCTTTTCCAAAACAGAAGCCCTAGCTCCCCTGACTCCAGTGTCCTCCCCTTGTCAAGCAAGATGGGAAAACCTCCACAGGGGAGCTGACACCCATCCACAGGGGGTCCAGTCACCACACAAGAAAATCTTCACAAAAACAGTATGaaagatcctcaaaaaattaaaaactggaactatcatatgatccagcaatcccacttctgggaatatatccaaaggaaatgaaacaataACTCAAAAagctatctgcacccccatgttcatagcagcattatttacagtagccaagacatggacacaacctaagtgtccatcgatggatgaatagataaagaagttgCAGcacaaatataaaatggaatatcagggcctggcccggtggcctagcggttaagttctcacatttcACTTCTCAGGGGTctgaggttcgccggttcggaccccaggtgcggacatggcaccgcttggcacgccatgctgtggtaggcgtcccacgtataaagcagaggaagatgggcacggatgttagctcagggccaggcttcctcagcaaaaagaggaggactgacagtagttagctcagggctaatcttcctcaaaaaaaaaaaaaatggaatatcattcatCCATAAACatgaggaaatcctaccatttgcaacaacatggatgaatcttgaagtgAAGTGTGGATGaatgctgagtgaagtaagtcagacagaggaagacaaatactgtataatctcacttacatgtggaatctaaaaaaaaattaaatttttttaaaaatacaatcatagaaaaagagatcagacttgtggtcACTAGAGGAGAGGGTGGTGGAAGggagaattggaggaaggtggtcaaaatgtacaaaattccagttataaggtaaataaatactagggatgtaatgtacaacgtgatggctatagttaacactgctgtatgatatataggaaagttgtcaagagagtaaatcctgagttctcatcacaaggtgacattttttttttattctttgttttttttcccgtttctttttttccttttcttttaaagattggcacctgagctaacatctgttgccaatctgttttttcccttcttcttctccccaaagccccccagtacatagttgtatattctggttgtaggtccttctggttgtgccatataggacaccacctcagcatggcctgatgagtggtgccatgtccatgcccaggatccaaactggtgaaaacctgggcagccgaagcagagcgcgcaaacttaaccactcagccacgggaccggccccctcttctttgtttttttaatactgTATCTATATGGATGATGGATGTTGGCTGAAactattgtgataatcatttcataacatatgtaaatcaaaccgtattgctgtataccttaaacttatacagcaATGTATGTCAAttgtttctcaataaaactggggggaaaaagaacagaaaatcccCATGGCTTCACTGGCCATTTCTACTGCTATTGCTCTTTCCTCTCACTTCTGGTCCTTTCTTCCCCTACcttttctgcctctccctctctttcactTCTGTCTGTGCACAAAGTGTAAATCAAGCTATTCAACCACTATCAAATATCCCACTGCATTCTGGGAGAACCCCATGATGGTACTGTGAGACCCAGCTCCTCCTTTGCTCCCATCCCAAAAAATCCCTGGCAAGATATGCAGCTTCataatttagaaagaaatgaaatgaaataaatgtatctCCCTTGTCTTTGTTCATATCAAGCAACACCTAAAGTAGAGCATAGCAAATAGTAAATCCTCAGTAACTATTTGTTGACAGattaaggaatgaatgaagaaacaaatgaTGGATCTATCTGAAGAGTTCTTTCTCTTACTTGATTCTAGGAAATGGGAGAAGGTGACTGTGCTCCTCTGAAATATAAGTCTTGAGAGTAAAATCCCTGTCAAATATcttctgtatccccagtgcctagtatAGTCCAGTCACCTGATAGGCTCTCAATTACTgtgaaaaaaaatgagtgaatgagagagaagggacagtgaaagaagaaacatatgaaaaggaacATTTAATTTTATGCGTTAAAATTCCTGCCTTCACAACAACGCAGATGTCAGAGGAAAGTAGCATGGAGGAGAAATcaggacagaaagagagaaagagagtccATATTGTTGGGCTCCGTGCTGAGTGCTCCTCACACAGAACTCCGTGAATGTGTGCACTCTGACTCCCCTGCCCTGAGCCTCCCCACCACCCACCTTAGCCTGGACCACTTCAGAACCCTGCCTGGTTCAAGACTTGCTCCAGGTCTAGAGGGGGAGAAGAAGTTGGAGAGAGTAGAACAAAGGCTCAGCTGCCATCTTATCTCCCATTCAGCTCCCAAGAAAGCTCTCAGGAAAAGAACAGAAGCAATTGCCTGTCTTGTTTTTATCCAAAGACCAAGAGGGCTGATCAGTCAAGATGAATTCTATGCCAGCTTCCTGGCTTCTCTCTGTTCTTGTCTTCTGACCTTCAGGCTAAGATCCTCTCTGAAAACAAATTTATTGTCAGTTTCCTTCAACAAAGTCCTCTGAAGATTATGGCCTCATATATTGTACACACACAGGTGAAATTTCCTGATCTTCTCTGTAACGTGAAGGCCAGGGTTATGGGGTTGAGAAAAACAGTCCCAGCTTTAGTTGCATTTCTGCTCTGGCCACTTGGTGGAGCTGGTCCCTTATATTTTCCAGAGCATGTGCCTTCCTGAGGGTGTAACTGAGGCAGGGTAATAAGTAAGAAGTAGATGTGTGAGATCAGCGGGAGGAATGGCCATCCAACTGTGCCCtgccacacacacccccatacacAGGAGTTACTCCTAAAACCCTGTAGAATTGGGGGAAAGACTTCTGAGAAAGAGTTTGTTTTCGTTAAGGATAGGGGAGAAGTGACCTCTCCACCCCTTGCCTGGCCCTATAGGTCCCTAAATAGACCATAGAGCCTTCATTTGGGAGCTGGTCTCTTCATTGGGTGCTGAAACAAGAGAAGCATTGTCTGACTGCCTAAAGCCCCAGCAGGTATAGGGAGTGGAAGGAGTGTAATCAGCCTTACTAGACATCTtaggaaggcaggaagaagaaGAATACAGGAATTAGAAGATAAATCAGCTAATTCAGAAATAGAGCAATTTAAATTGGAGTTTTGGAATGCTGGATTGTCAAAGCAAGAAGAGATTTCATAAAAACCACCTAGACCAAAACCCTCATTttaagatggggaaactgaggcacagaggatgAAGATGACTTGCCCAGGTTCAGACCATCACTGAGCAGCAGAAAAAGACTTTAGTACTTAAATTTCCTGAGTCTccttttttcacatttctcttaATCATTAGAATAAGTAAGGTTCTGGAAACATCCTCCTTAAAAACAAGTGAAGCATGATCCAGGGTAAAGGGTGCAGGGTGCAGGTGTCCAGAGTCTTCAGTTGCTGAGCTAACTGTAAGGGTCCTCTGTTCTTGTCTCTGGCTTCCAGAGAGAGTTCTTCTCACAGCTCTTTATGAAGGGTATTCCTTTACCCTGAACCCCCTCAAGTCACCCATTTCAGATTCTTGGAGCCACTTGGTGTCCTTTGCCCACTCCACATCTCCACCTGTCAAAATCCCACCCACATTACAAAACCAGCTTAAATATCACTCCTTTCATGAATCCTTCCTTGATCCCTTTtcccacagccctccctccccaaatATAAACTATTTTTCCTCTTATGAATGTTCAGGGCACATTACTAACCTCTCTCATGATGCTTATGACATTGCTCCctgtattatatttattattgtttatctTGTCTGTCCTTCTAGTCTTTGAGGGAAGAGACCCTTTTAGCCAACTTTGGATCCCCACTATAGTTCCTTGAATATGCCAGGTGgtcaataaaagtttgttgaattgAAATGGTACAGAAAGTAACCTCCATCTTTGTTATAAGTTCAGCCTATTTCCTCTTCAGTAGAGATGAAAGGTGGCTATAACCTATGGCGTCAGTGTCCACTTACTCACCctatttcctccctctccctccaggaaGAAAATACAGCCAGCCACTCATAATCAGGCCCTTTATTCAGGACAGAAGTGGAATCCATTGTTGTAGTGAAAATGCCATTGGGGGCACTGAGCAAGGGTCAAAATTCCAGTGCACCAGTCATGCATCCCTGAAGAATAGTCCTCAAGTGTCCAGTGGTGTCATTATAGGGCCCAGGGCTTAGAGGCAAATTAGCTTCAAGCAGGTAGAAAGCAGAAAACTGAGGTAGCCTTAGGGAAGAGGAATTGCAGGAACATAAAGAAGGCAGAAGCAGCAAAGACAGGGGGCGTTCACAACTCCTCGCAGAGCCACTGTTCCAGCTTCTCAGAGCAGAGGGGCTTATGAGCCAACCTGATAATGGAAAAAGGAGACAGGGTAAGTTGGTTAACAGGATCTTATCTCAAACCCCCATCTAGCTTTATCCCCAGGTGGGCTGAGGTGGAAGAGTATGGATCAAAATTACAGAAAGACTTTCCTAGCCAGGTGGCaaggtatatttttttaaatccattttttaatggatttaaTGGATAAATGGGCCATAGGGTCCATTCTTTAAAAACGAAGAAAATTGTAAGGCTAGAAAAGATGTGCAATGGTACCAAGGGCTTGCTTTGGGGTCTAGGACTAAAGAACTAATATTAGATGTTCAAGTCCAAGTGAAGGGAGGTCTGGAGCTCAGCCTTCTATTAGGGAACCCTTATAGGAAAATTGCTAAATAGGAATGTAATGAGGAAGGCTTTAAAATTGGAAACCTGAGTCTAATTGATGAGTTTTGTTTTGGAGACTACATTCTATATTAAATGACCAGGATATAGATAGAGGGGGGAGTGGAGCTGGGACTAAAGGGGTgagaagaaggaggggaaggagaaagtagaaaatagaaTGGAGATTCACCAGTAGTCAATTCCTTCACTATCCAGGATCTTCTTGGCACACATCACGTCATCAGTAAGGTCATCATCCAGGAACTCTGGCGGAAGTcacaaagaaaggaatgaaagagcTAAGTATTACCCAGAAAGGTAATTGGTTTCCCTCTTCCCCGGATCTAGTAGGTCTGGTACTTCTCTGAAGTGGAGGTTTGTGCCTGTTGCCTTTCTATCTGTGAAAGCCAGTACAGTAATACCTCTCCCTAGGTAGGGactcccttcacctctctggggcGTCTCCAGAGGAATTATCAACTTCTTCAGATGACTTACTCTGAAAATGCAGGGTATCAGACTTCAAGATTCTCAGACAACTCAGATCATCTACTAGTGAACTTCAGGGGACTCTCTGCGGATTTGTTGATCATGAAAAATTCTAAAAACCTCTTACTCAGTACTGACAATTCAAGTCCCACAGTTGATGTGGAGTCCAAGGCAGTGAAGCCTGAGATGTGCTTGACACCAAAAAGGAGATAATCCCAGGGGTAGGCAACAGAAAAACAGAGGAACAGAGTAAAAGAAGCTACTCACTGTTACAGGAGATGCCACAGATGTTCCTGGATGGAAGGATCTGGTTGTCCCTGCACCACATTTTATTATTGATCTGGAAGAGTCCATATTCTGTTTTGCCGTTATTTTTAACTATGGTTTGTGTGTCATAACCACTGCTATGAAATATGGTACAGATCCCTgaaggaaagatgagaaagagtTATCACAGAGATGTCCAGGCACAGCACAAATGAGAACTTGTATTCCTAGACAGAAAAAGACTGTTCGGCCAATCTCCAAATGTGATAAAGCACAAAGCATCTTGATGAGATGAAAAGAAGAGTTCTAAAAAGGGTCAAATAAtggcagaaaggaaaaacaggagaataaatgtaataaaagagTAAACAGATAAGCAGACAAGATAAGAGGATTATTAGACAATTCAATgaaagtgaagaaaagagaaggaaaaggaggatagGGGAGAGAAGCAGTTGAAGAAAGCGAGGCAGCAGGAAACTCACATTCAGGCAAAGTGACGCCTTTATAGCCATCCATGGATTTCAGCACCTGGGACAGCTCACATTTTGTAAATTGCTTGGCCTGGGTGGCAGAGAACAGGATGCCCACCAGGAGCAGTGAGGCGAAGGACATCATTTTGGCTGTCCCCAAGAACCTGAAATGGGGGCACCACTCAGCTTCACCTCCTTTTATTCTTGGAGAAAGCCTCAAGGGTTCTGGCACCAAGTCCTACATCCAGGAAGAGGATGAAGAAAGGCTGATTGTGCCAGCACAGAAACGGTGAGCCTGCCAGCTTCCTTCCGTAATTTCACCCCacttttattttccctcctcCAATCTTTAGTCTGTACCAGGTATTGTTCTTTGTCCAGAGAGAGTTCCAAGCATGATCCAGTTTCCCATTTGGCATTGTTTATATCTTTGTTTCTTGTAAGGTTGGTTCTAGGAAGCAGGAAGTAGCCTACTTCAGGAACAAAGGAAGCCTCAGGGGTAACATGAACGAGGCAATCAGAACATATAATAAGGTTCCATGGCCAAGTTCCTCATCCCCCTAGAGACATacagaatatggaaaaggagTGTATGTCATCACATGCCATGGCCCCAGGATCAGAGCTTGCACTTGTCCAGCCAACCTAGGCATGGAACAAAGCCCAGGAGGAGTTCCTTGATATGGTGGTTCACAGCTGAGGGCTCAGGAATAGGGATAGAATATGGCAACATAGACGATGAGAATCAGATATAACTTGGATCCAGAGACTTCCTATTTCAGGAAGATGGAGAACTTGAAAAGTGTGTATGACAATATTTAGCTATCCTATGAGATATTGTCAggatccccacccccaaccaccaCTACCACTAAATAATCAGATACTATATTGACGTCGATTAAAAGATTGGTGCCAATAGCTGTTAGCCTCCTTCATGTCAGACTGCAATATCCTCTTTATCACAACCTCTAAACCTGATTTCTTATATTTCAGGGAATATCCATTCCAACCAAACTATTTAAGACCTCCAAACTGAAGGTATTGCAAACTGATATCCTACAActctttggaatcaaggcaaaCTCTTCTCAGTTTTATCCTGTTTTCTATACCATGGATAACCAGTATATGAAGTCGCATGAGTGAAATGAGTGTGGAGGATCTTGGTGTGCCAAAAGAGATAAGCAGAAGGTCCTGATAGCAAAGAGATACATGATCAGAAACACAGCAAAAGTGC
Protein-coding regions in this window:
- the LOC106836863 gene encoding olfactory receptor 8S1-like — its product is MEVGNRTTVTAFVLLGLSNNPLIQGVLFVLFLVIYLLTLTGNLLVLLVISTDSHLHSPMYFFLRHLSFLDAFYSSIIVPELLENLLSKKKTISLLECFTQISLVILSGAAEACLLTVMAYDRFQAVCHPLLYIVAMNRKVCTGLVGASWAIGMGTGLVNTILLAQQHFCGPNLVHSFACELPPVLPLACSDPHISIATILTTMVVLGLGTFVLSLGSYTRIITTALRINSATGRSKIFSTCSSHFLVVTIFYGSGIFRYMTPASGSALEQVLSVQYSVVTPLLNPLIYSLKNQEVKAALRRMLARKPRLTF
- the LALBA gene encoding alpha-lactalbumin isoform X1; the protein is MNGSVLVMLLNWTEDEEMRVVVERRASRTTTSPVVCQIRGPKSQLVFLLKWICTIFHSSGYDTQTIVKNNGKTEYGLFQINNKMWCRDNQILPSRNICGISCNKFLDDDLTDDVMCAKKILDSEGIDYWLAHKPLCSEKLEQWLCEEL
- the LALBA gene encoding alpha-lactalbumin isoform X2, with amino-acid sequence MMSFASLLLVGILFSATQAKQFTKCELSQVLKSMDGYKGVTLPEWICTIFHSSGYDTQTIVKNNGKTEYGLFQINNKMWCRDNQILPSRNICGISCNKFLDDDLTDDVMCAKKILDSEGIDYWLAHKPLCSEKLEQWLCEEL